GTTCGTTTTCAACCCGACCCTGGACGAGCAGGACCGGAGCGTTTTGGACCTGGTCGTGGCCGGCAAAAAAGGCTCCATCTTGATGGTGGAATCCGGCAGCTACGAACTTTCCGAAGAGCTCCTCCTGGAAGCCTTGGCGCTGGCCCAACAGGAAATCGACAAAATTTGCGACATGCAGACCGAGCTGTTCCACAAGGTCGGCAAAGCCAAGATGGTCGTGGCCGCTCCGGCGATCGACGCGGGCCTCATCAAGAAAGTCAACGACCTCGCCCGCGGCAAATTCGCCGAAGCCATGCGCATCGCGGAAAAAACCGCCCGAGAAACCTTCATCGACGGCGTCGTCAAAAACGTCAAGGAATCCCTGGCCGCCGAATACCCCGAACAGGGCGGCGACATCTCGTCCTTGCTCGCCACCCTCGAATACGAAGAAGCCCGTCGGCTCATCTTGGACGAAAAACGCCGGACGGACGGACGCGGTTTTGAGGACGTGCGGCCCATTTCGATTCAAAGCGGCGTGTTGCCCCGGGTTCACGGCTCCGCCCTCTTCACCCGCGGTCAAACCCAGGCCCTGGCCACGGCCACCTTGGGATCCCCCGCCGACCAGCAGATCATGGACGAGTTGGAAGGGGAATACAAAGAGCGCTTCATGCTCCATTACAACTTCCCCGGCTTCTCCACCGGCGAACCCAAGGCCGAACGCGGCCCCGGCCGCCGGGAAGTCGGTCACGGCGCCCTGGCCAAACGCGCGCTGTCGCCCCTCCTGCCCGACGCCGAAAAGTTCCCGTACACCCTGCGCGTCGTCTCGGACATTTTGGAGTCCAACGGGTCCTCCTCCATGGCCACCGTATGCGGCGGCTCCCTGGCGCTTTTTGACGCCGGCGTTCCGATGAAACGCGCCGTGGCCGGCATCGCCATGGGCTTGGTGAAAGAGGGCGATCGCACCGCCGTCTTGACCGACATCATGGGCATGGAAGACCATTTGGGCGACATGGATTTCAAAGTCGCCGGCACCACCGAGGGCGTCACCGCCCTTCAGATGGACATCAAAATCGAGGGCATCTCCGTTGACATCATGAAACAGGCCCTGGAACAAGCCAAGCGCGCCCGCCTCTTCGTCTTGGGTAAAATGGCCCAAGCCCTGGCGGAACCCCGCCCGGACCTGGCCCCGACCGCTCCGCGCATGGAAGTCGTGAAGATCCCCGTGGACAAGATCGGCGCTTTGATCGGCCCCGGCGGCAAAAACATCCGCCGCATCATCGCCGAATCCGGCGCCCAGGTGGAAGTGGAAGACGACGGTTCCGTCTACATCACCGCCATTGATCGCGCGTCCATGGAAACCGCCAAACGCCAGATCGAGGGCTACAGCGCCGAAGCCGAAGTGGGCAAAATTTACAAAGGGACCGTCGTTCGCATCATGCCGAAACTCGGGGCGTTCATCGAAATTTTCCCGGGCAAAGACGGCCTCTGCCACATCTCCCAATTGGACGTCACCCGCGTGGAACGCGTCGAA
The window above is part of the Elusimicrobiota bacterium genome. Proteins encoded here:
- the pnp gene encoding polyribonucleotide nucleotidyltransferase, with the translated sequence MNNVERPEIQVGDKKISFEVGGVARQAAGAALVRMGDTVVIVAAANGTKPREDRDFFPLTVDYRERTYAAGRIPGGFFKREGKARDNEILTSRLIDRSIRPLFPEFLRLEVQITALALSHDGMHDTDILTILGASVALGMSTLPWNGPIGAVRIARIDERFVFNPTLDEQDRSVLDLVVAGKKGSILMVESGSYELSEELLLEALALAQQEIDKICDMQTELFHKVGKAKMVVAAPAIDAGLIKKVNDLARGKFAEAMRIAEKTARETFIDGVVKNVKESLAAEYPEQGGDISSLLATLEYEEARRLILDEKRRTDGRGFEDVRPISIQSGVLPRVHGSALFTRGQTQALATATLGSPADQQIMDELEGEYKERFMLHYNFPGFSTGEPKAERGPGRREVGHGALAKRALSPLLPDAEKFPYTLRVVSDILESNGSSSMATVCGGSLALFDAGVPMKRAVAGIAMGLVKEGDRTAVLTDIMGMEDHLGDMDFKVAGTTEGVTALQMDIKIEGISVDIMKQALEQAKRARLFVLGKMAQALAEPRPDLAPTAPRMEVVKIPVDKIGALIGPGGKNIRRIIAESGAQVEVEDDGSVYITAIDRASMETAKRQIEGYSAEAEVGKIYKGTVVRIMPKLGAFIEIFPGKDGLCHISQLDVTRVERVEDVVKVGDQLEVKVLEIDNMGRVNLSRRAVIKPGSELEVAPRGPRRDERGGGRGGDRFERRGGGGYRGGDRGGDRGGDRGAPPAPPRPPVERRSDDHGGRGYE